In one Pseudomonas fitomaticsae genomic region, the following are encoded:
- a CDS encoding phosphocholine cytidylyltransferase family protein, with protein sequence MKAIILAAGRGSRMKSLTDERPKCLVELRGKPLLEWQLESLRAAGISEIAVVTGYKSELLAGRGLTEFHNPRWADTNMVSSLACAESWLQDQPCIVSYSDIFYSPDAVRSLMTNEASLAVTYDPHWLALWTQRFGDPLLDAETFRLTDAGTLAEIGNKPQSVDEVQGQYMGLLRFTPEGWAEVVRLRGELTPEQRDKMHMTNTLQRVIEAGRVPVAAVAYSGEWGEVDSSEDLSAYQ encoded by the coding sequence GTGAAAGCCATTATTCTGGCTGCCGGACGTGGCAGTCGCATGAAAAGCCTCACGGATGAGCGCCCCAAGTGTCTGGTCGAGTTACGGGGCAAACCCCTGCTCGAATGGCAGCTGGAATCCTTGCGCGCAGCAGGCATCAGCGAAATCGCCGTGGTGACCGGTTATAAAAGCGAGTTGCTGGCGGGCCGTGGCCTGACCGAATTTCATAATCCGCGCTGGGCGGACACCAACATGGTGTCGTCGCTGGCGTGTGCCGAGTCCTGGCTGCAGGACCAGCCGTGCATCGTGAGTTATTCCGATATTTTCTACAGCCCGGACGCCGTTCGGTCGTTGATGACCAATGAAGCGTCGCTGGCCGTCACCTACGACCCCCATTGGCTGGCACTGTGGACGCAGCGCTTCGGCGATCCGTTGCTGGATGCCGAAACGTTCCGCCTGACCGACGCCGGCACGCTGGCCGAAATCGGCAACAAGCCACAATCGGTGGACGAAGTTCAGGGCCAGTACATGGGGCTGCTGCGCTTCACCCCGGAGGGCTGGGCAGAGGTCGTTCGGCTACGTGGCGAACTGACCCCGGAACAACGCGACAAGATGCACATGACCAACACCCTGCAACGTGTCATCGAGGCGGGCCGGGTTCCGGTCGCGGCCGTGGCCTACAGCGGAGAATGGGGAGAGGTCGACTCCAGCGAAGACCTCTCCGCGTACCAGTAA
- a CDS encoding gamma-glutamyl-gamma-aminobutyrate hydrolase family protein (Members of this family of hydrolases with an active site Cys residue belong to MEROPS family C26.) codes for MKVVAVSQRVDSHPERGETRDALDQRLIGFLLAAGFIPVPVPNGLPLDHWLAAVAPHAIVLSGGNDIGQCPARDRTESELLDHARTRQLPVLGICRGMQMLAHWSGGELKPVSGHVRTRHQLSGRIVAEVNSYHGLALAGCPEGFDVTARSEDGEIEAIRHLQLPWEGWMWHPEREADFAAHDLERIRLLFGEPAPLQ; via the coding sequence ATGAAGGTGGTCGCAGTCAGTCAACGGGTGGACAGCCATCCAGAGCGAGGAGAAACCCGTGATGCGCTGGATCAGCGACTGATCGGTTTCCTTCTGGCAGCCGGTTTCATTCCGGTACCCGTGCCCAACGGCTTGCCGCTCGATCACTGGCTGGCGGCCGTCGCGCCACACGCCATCGTGCTGTCGGGGGGCAATGACATCGGTCAGTGCCCGGCCCGCGACCGCACAGAAAGCGAGTTGCTGGATCACGCACGTACACGTCAGTTACCTGTGCTGGGCATTTGTCGCGGCATGCAGATGCTCGCGCACTGGTCCGGAGGCGAGCTGAAGCCGGTCAGCGGTCATGTGCGAACCCGGCATCAGCTTTCCGGCCGGATCGTGGCCGAGGTGAACAGCTATCACGGCCTCGCCCTCGCCGGCTGCCCGGAAGGGTTCGACGTGACGGCACGCAGCGAAGACGGTGAAATCGAAGCCATCCGCCACCTTCAATTGCCTTGGGAAGGCTGGATGTGGCACCCGGAGCGCGAAGCGGATTTTGCCGCCCACGACCTTGAACGTATCCGGCTGCTGTTCGGCGAGCCCGCCCCCCTTCAATAA